The window ATGATCAGGTCGGCTTCCTTGGAAGCCTCCGCCGGGGTGAGCACGCGCAGGCCCTGCTCCTCGGCCTTGGCGCGGGACTTGGAGCCCTCGGGGAGCCCGATGCGCACGTCCACACCCGAATCACGCAGGCTCAGCGCGTGCGCGTGGCCCTGGCTGCCGTAACCGATGACCGCGACCTTGCGACCCTGGATGATGCTCAGGTCGGCGTCGGCGTCGTAGAAGATCTCGACGGACATGGTGCTAGTTGTTCCTTCCTGGGACTACGAAATTCAGCGGACGGCGGTTGCCGTGATGGAGCGTGGCCCGCGGCCGATGGCGACCATGCCGGACTGGACCATTTCGCGCACGCCGTAGGGCTCGAGCATGCGCAGCAGCGCCTCGAGCTTGTCGGCGGTGCCGGTGGCCTCGATGGTGAGCGCCTCGGGCGAGACGTCGACCACCTTGGCGCGGAACAGGTTCACCGTTTCGAGGACCTGGCTGCGCACGGTGGCGTCGGCCCGGACCTTGACCAGCAGCAGTTCCCGCTGCACCGCGATCGACGGCTCCAGCTCGACGATCTTGATGACGTTGATCAGCTTGTTGAGCTGCTTGGTGACCTGCTCCAAGGGCAGCTCGTCGACGGCGACCACGATCGTCATCCGGGACACGTCCGGGTGTTCGGTCGGGCCGACCGCGAGCGAGTCGATGTTGAAGCCGCGCCGGGAGAACAGGCCCGAGACGCGGGCCAGGACACCGGGCTTGTTCTCGACGAGAACGCTCAGAGTGTGAGTAGTCATGATCATTCCTCGTCGAACAGTGGCCGGATGCCGCGCGCGGCCATGATCTCGCTGTTGCCCGTGCCCGCGGCGACCATGGGCCACACCTGGGCGTCCTTGCCGACGACGAAGTCGATCACGACGGGCCGGTCGTTGATCGCCATGGCCCGGTTGATGACCTCGTCGACCTCTTCTTTGGTCTCGCACCGCAGGCCCGCGCAGCCCAGCGCCTCGGCGAGGAGGGTGAAGTCGGGGATGCGGAACTTGTGCGTGCCGAGGTCGGTCTGGGAGTAGCGGCCGGAGTAGAAGAGGTTCTGCCACTGCCGGACCATGCCCAGGTTGCCGTTGTTGATGACGGCGACCTTGATGGGCGCGCCCTCGATGGCGCAGGTGGCGAGTTCCTGGTTGGTCATCTGGAAGCAGCCGTCGCCGTCGATCGCCCAGACCACCGAGTCCGGCTTGCCGAACTTGGCGCCCATGGCGGCGGGGACGGCGTAGCCCATCGTGCCCAGGCCGCCGGAGTTGAGCCAGGTGCCCGGCTTCTCGTAGCGGACGTGCTGCGCGGCCCACATCTGGTGCTGGCCGACGCCGGCGGTGTAGATGGCGTCGGGGCCCGCGATGGCGCCGATGCGCTCGATGACGTACTGCGGCGACAGCGTGCCGTCCTCGG is drawn from Actinokineospora alba and contains these coding sequences:
- the ilvN gene encoding acetolactate synthase small subunit — translated: MTTHTLSVLVENKPGVLARVSGLFSRRGFNIDSLAVGPTEHPDVSRMTIVVAVDELPLEQVTKQLNKLINVIKIVELEPSIAVQRELLLVKVRADATVRSQVLETVNLFRAKVVDVSPEALTIEATGTADKLEALLRMLEPYGVREMVQSGMVAIGRGPRSITATAVR